Proteins encoded together in one Eublepharis macularius isolate TG4126 chromosome 2, MPM_Emac_v1.0, whole genome shotgun sequence window:
- the LOC129324897 gene encoding uncharacterized protein LOC129324897, with protein sequence MNKTELEAALPSEEQTSFQKAAIWVSTGRHGDIDMEVANSFHRVNERLCAGARFNLPQRSSGPSDHPKGLGVFEGAADMVIDPALLMDIDPLDSAGLPQNLVENPSSQPLLAASDGDIIMHDETGTRKTKERPILERVGETLRKQKLRATQQKCRVESSTDSESDANIEVLSNCSFPGGSLKKTTYKKLQLLDPYDGDYEGVSGSSDCSLDSVADVCPWRGILLKHPIPEGLTVEENFLLSASPYRAVSAAVTHESDCMKPADNLMLMESAMEDNGKGSHSGLSGEAEVYKTAEVLQLTTEPSWFTDHNPSECCGFSDNVAPASVLWPVVRLSDKRACEDPIIKRKQGQPVLECAGEKLRKKLRAT encoded by the exons ATGAACAAGACAGAATTGGAAGCTGCCTTGCCTTCAGAAGAACAAACATCCTTCCAGAAAGCTGCAATATGGGTGTCAACAGGAAGACACGGCGACATTGACATGGAAGTGGCCAACAGCTTCCACAGAGTAAATGAAAGACTCTGTGCTGGTGCTAGATTTAATCTGCCCCAAAGATCTTCTGGGCCTTCTGACCATCCTAAGGGCTTGGGGGTCTTCGAGGGAGCAGCAGACATGGTGATTGATCCTGCTTTACTCATGGATATTGACCCTTTGGATTCTGCAGGACTCCCGCAAAATCTGGTTGAGaatccctcctctcagcccctgctaGCAGCATCTgatggtgacatcatcatgcacgatGAAACGGGCACCAGAAAGACCAAAGAGAGACCCATCCTAGAGCGGGTTGGGGAAACTCTGAGGAAGCAGAAACTGCGTGCAACACAG CAAAAATGCAGAGTAGAGTCCAGCACTGATTCTGAATCTGACGCTAACATAGAG GTTCTGTCCAACTGTTCCTTTCCAGGAGGGTCTCTTAAGAAAACAACTTACAAAAAACTTCAA CTCCTGGATCCTTACGATGGTGATTATGAAGGCGTCTCTGGCTCCTCTGACTGTAGTCTGGATTCTGTCGCTGATGTATGTCCCTGGAGGGGGATCCTTCTGAAGCATCCCATCCCCGAGGGTCTGACTGTGGAAGAGAACTTTCTTCTCTCTGCATCACCATACCGGGCAGTCTCTGCTGCAGTCACTCATGAGAGCGATTGTATGAAGCCAGCAGATAACTTAATGCTCATGGAATCTGCAATGGAAGACAATGGGAAAGGTTCGCATTCAGGACTTTCCGGGGAAGCTGAAGTGTACAAAACCGCCGAAGTATTGCAGCTGACAACTGAACCTTCCTGGTTCACAGATCACAATCCGTCCGAATGTTGCGGATTCTCTGATAATGTAGCTCCAGCTTCTGTACTGTGGCCTGTTGTGAGACTGAGTGACAAAAGAGCGTGTGAGGATCCGATCATCAAGCGAAAGCAAGGGCAGCCCGTTCTAGAGTGTGCTGGGGAAAAACTAAGAAAGAAATTGCGAGCAACTTGA